The following is a genomic window from Deltaproteobacteria bacterium.
CGGATATGCTCTTTATCGATGGAAAGAACAAAAACTCGTCACCATTTACAAATGCGATAATGATCGATGTCCCGCCTATGTATCCGCTTTGAACAAACTTAACACACAAGAAAAAGAACTACGAAAAACCAAATCCTCTCAATTTAAACTGCGATATCAATATCGTGATTATCACTTTATCAAAGAACAACTTGAACACTCAAAACCAGATCCCGTCAAAGTCGACCTGGATAAAATTCATAACTCTCCAAATGTCCTGGGACTTGCTCTCACCTTTCACGTCTCCTTCGCCATTACCGCCAGAAAAACCGCTCTTATCCTAAAAGATGTCTTTAATATCTCTATCTCTTATCAAACCGTTCTTAATTATGCCGAATCCGCCGCTCCTTATTGTCATCTCTTTAATCTCAAGTATAAAGGTGATATTGATGACATTAGCGCAGGCGATGAAACCTATATCAGAATCACCGGAAAACACGCCTTTGCCTTCTTTTTTATCTCAACTAATAATCATAAAATTACCGCTTACCATCTCGATCATTCAAGAGGAACCCTTCCCGCTACCGTCGCTATGCTGGAAGCTTGCCGTACCAGCAAACCAGATCAAGAAATACTCTATATTACCGATGGAAATCCGGCTTATCCTGCTGGCATCCATTATATCAACGAACGAAGAGACCCTAACAACCCGATAAAACATCGTAAAGTTATCGGCCTTCAAAATCTGGATGAAGAATCTACTTTGTACCGTCATTATAAA
Proteins encoded in this region:
- a CDS encoding DDE-type integrase/transposase/recombinase, whose product is MPIQHRNANKKVPNNISCPHCDAPSDFLYFNDGKRRQQILCKVCGVLFQIDKKFRKPKTNYWCPHCGYALYRWKEQKLVTIYKCDNDRCPAYVSALNKLNTQEKELRKTKSSQFKLRYQYRDYHFIKEQLEHSKPDPVKVDLDKIHNSPNVLGLALTFHVSFAITARKTALILKDVFNISISYQTVLNYAESAAPYCHLFNLKYKGDIDDISAGDETYIRITGKHAFAFFFISTNNHKITAYHLDHSRGTLPATVAMLEACRTSKPDQEILYITDGNPAYPAGIHYINERRDPNNPIKHRKVIGLQNLDEESTLYRHYKQIIERLNRTYKFHIRNAYGFNNFNGAVSLTTLFVTHYNFLRRHIALKYKTPVCLPELESINTIQGKWCRIIELAKHIVPLEYDSFNL